In the genome of Dermacentor variabilis isolate Ectoservices chromosome 5, ASM5094787v1, whole genome shotgun sequence, one region contains:
- the LOC142583628 gene encoding endothelin-converting enzyme 1-like has protein sequence MFIYVQNISSEESCSAFTYLSFYSNFQQSADSSHHSSSDDESLVLTLPFVSWTCCLTVLFVAIMVSIFMLGIALTLTSPATAAPQRVRRAGADNQTCAKRRCTWLTRTLNGFSPDSAPCDDFYRHVCRTRDGRWLSRTSHMDFDVNSAVSRLFRKPLSPKKRGTAAQKAASLYSACTNVLRRDRSEMGDLRSFMRKMGLDLLATSDKSKKDAVNVMCALFFRYGINTLLSFVMHDLIAVNGKKLVSVSFSRSFDAWIVKREKLIAASRISHFYVHYVNAYHNTSRNYTWDVLSRVSDADNVACSLLASFLRKREAAPARIRIRHLSRFTQSTVTSQEWVDAFAVHSGSEYAADDVVYANPAALKFFDALVSRLDHDGVKCEMAWCLLREYGSYADRRLISSVARHNQTCLERVAAVMGPALYGTYIFRQVTAKTIRTATDMALKIRRQAELDIARATWLDAKSKHQALKKIQNITFHIGFQKGMRTTEELDSYYLKYPFSAKHFLLNWLRASKLTRAKRLGNRNMLLPHRAFPTAAYVGQANAVFISADLLRPPVFLPAGPESFNYGGLGQIIAHEIFHAFLISTKGFDKKRAHHSQQGTMQDKMRCLKRSHAEALQGATLPQRRHSDAENVADLTGAAVAFRTYANLNGRNGTASHHASSEEQPQMFFVGLCLKHCEHEESDASLFTPSPLRCIVQLRNMREFSTAYRCHDDDAMNAATKCSVI, from the coding sequence ATGTTCATATACGTGCAAAATATTTCCTCAGAGGAGTCTTGCAGTGCCTTCACATATCTGTCGTTTTATTCCAACTTCCAGCAATCAGCCGATTCGAGCCACCACAGCAGCAGCGATGACGAGTCTCTCGTCCTAACGCTTCCCTTCGTGAGCTGGACCTGCTGCCTGACGGTGCTCTTCGTCGCCATCATGGTCTCCATCTTCATGCTGGGCATAGCGCTGACGCTCACGAGTCCCGCCACCGCCGCGCCACAGCGCGTGCGCAGGGCTGGCGCCGACAACCAAACGTGCGCCAAGAGGCGCTGCACCTGGCTGACGCGTACGCTGAACGGCTTCTCTCCGGACAGCGCCCCTTGCGACGACTTCTACCGGCACGTGTGCAGAACACGCGACGGCCGCTGGCTCAGTCGCACCAGCCACATGGACTTCGACGTGAACAGCGCCGTCTCAAGGCTGTTTCGAAAACCGCTGTCACCAAAGAAGCGAGGGACGGCGGCGCAAAAGGCCGCCAGTCTCTACTCGGCGTGCACCAACGTACTGCGCCGGGACAGATCGGAAATGGGCGACCTGCGCTCTTTCATGCGCAAGATGGGGCTGGACCTGCTCGCCACGAGCGACAAGTCGAAGAAGGACGCCGTCAACGTCATGTGCGCTCTCTTCTTCCGATACGGCATCAACACGCTGCTGTCCTTCGTGATGCACGACCTGATCGCCGTCAACGGAAAGAAGCTCGTGAGCGTCAGCTTCAGCCGCAGCTTCGACGCGTGGATCGTAAAGCGCGAGAAACTGATCGCGGCGAGCAGGATCAGCCACTTTTACGTGCACTACGTGAACGCCTACCACAACACCAGTCGCAACTACACCTGGGACGTGCTGTCGAGGGTGTCGGATGCGGACAACGTGGCCTGCTCTCTCCTGGCGTCCTTCCTCCGCAAGAGAGAAGCCGCCCCCGCGCGCATACGAATACGGCACCTTTCTCGCTTCACGCAATCGACGGTGACCAGCCAAGAGTGGGTCGACGCCTTCGCCGTGCACAGCGGATCCGAGTACGCCGCGGACGACGTCGTGTACGCGAATCCTGCCGCGCTCAAGTTCTTCGACGCCCTGGTTTCCCGACTGGACCACGACGGCGTTAAGTGCGAGATGGCCTGGTGCCTGCTCAGGGAGTACGGATCGTACGCCGACAGAAGGCTCATCAGCAGCGTCGCCAGGCACAACCAGACGTGTCTGGAAAGAGTGGCGGCCGTCATGGGACCCGCTCTTTACGGCACCTACATCTTCAGACAGGTCACCGCGAAGACCATTCGAACGGCCACCGACATGGCGCTCAAGATTCGCAGGCAGGCCGAACTGGACATCGCGAGGGCGACGTGGCTGGACGCGAAGTCGAAGCACCAGGCGCTGAAGAAGATACAGAACATCACGTTCCACATCGGCTTCCAGAAAGGAATGCGGACTACGGAAGAGCTCGACAGCTACTATCTGAAGTACCCGTTCTCGGCAAAGCATTTTCTGCTGAACTGGCTGCGCGCGTCGAAGCTTACACGGGCGAAGCGGCTCGGAAACCGGAACATGCTGCTGCCGCACCGCGCATTCCCGACGGCCGCGTACGTGGGACAGGCGAACGCGGTTTTCATATCGGCCGACCTTCTCCGTCCGCCGGTCTTCCTGCCAGCGGGACCGGAGTCCTTCAACTACGGCGGCCTGGGACAGATCATCGCCCACGAAATCTTCCACGCCTTCCTGATCTCGACGAAAGGATTTGACAAGAAGCGGGCCCACCACAGCCAACAGGGCACAATGCAGGACAAGATGCGGTGTCTGAAGCGCTCTCACGCCGAGGCGCTCCAAGGCGCGACGCTTCCGCAGCGCCGCCATTCGGACGCGGAGAACGTCGCCGACCTCACCGGCGCAGCTGTGGCGTTCAGAACGTACGCCAACTTGAACGGCCGCAACGGGACGGCGTCGCACCATGCCTCCTCCGAAGAACAGCCCCAAATGTTCTTTGTCGGCTTGTGCCTCAAACACTGCGAGCACGAGGAAAGCGACGCCTCACTATTCACGCCGTCGCCCCTTCGATGCATCGTGCAGCTGAGGAACATGCGCGAATTTTCCACCGCGTATCGCTGTcacgacgacgacgcaatgaacGCCGCCACGAAGTGTTCTGTTATTTAA